From a region of the Narcine bancroftii isolate sNarBan1 chromosome 5, sNarBan1.hap1, whole genome shotgun sequence genome:
- the LOC138764557 gene encoding zinc finger protein 345-like produces MNPFQCPDCGKSFKRLSNFTKHQRVHTGEKPFTCPEWSKGFIKSGNLQIHRRIHIGKRPFTCPECKKAFSNLSILKAHLRIHTGEKPFTCPECSKSFTFSSKMKRHLLVHTGEKPFTCPECSKRFARSADLQKHRRIHTGERPYACPKCKKAFSRLSILEVHLRIHTGEKPFTCPNCEKAFMDISRLAVHRRVHTRERSFACPKGSKDLIFSAGLQNHLQFHIREKPFTCHECRQGFTRSNDLRIHQRIHTGEKPFTCPECKKTFNKLYNLERHLHVHTGERPFTCPECSKGFSRSYDLRKHQLIHTGERPYNCLECGKSFNSISGLRSHQRIHTGERPYTCLECGKGFTNSSGLQKHQRVHTG; encoded by the coding sequence ATGAACCCGTTTCAGTGTCCCGACTGTGGGAAGAGTTTTAAAAGGTTGAGTAACTTTACTaaacaccagcgggtccacaccggggaaaagccgttcacctgccccgagtggaGCAAGGGGTTCATCAAGTCTGGCAACCTGCAGATTCATAGGCGGATCCACATTGGTAAGAGGCCTTTCACCTGCCCTGAATGCAAGAAGGCCTTCAGCAATTTGTCCATCCTCAAGGCACACCTGCGGATCCACACCGGGGAAAAGCctttcacctgccccgagtgcagCAAAAGCTTCACCTTCTCCTCCAAGATGAAGAGGCACCTGCtggtccacactggggaaaagccTTTTACCTGCCCCGAGTGCAGCAAGAGGTTCGCCAGGTCTGCCGACCTGCAGAAACACAGGCggatccacaccggggagaggccctatGCTTGCCCCAAATGCAAGAAGGCCTTCAGCAGGTTGTCCATCCTCGAGGTACACCTGCGGAtccacactggggaaaagccGTTCACTTGCCCCAATTGCGAGAAGGCCTTCATGGACATATCCAGACTTGCAGTACACCGGCGGGTCCACACTAGGGAAAGGTCCTTCGCCTGTCCCAAGGGCAGCAAAGACTTAATCTTCTCCGCTGGCCTACAGAACCATCTGCAGTTCCACATCAGGGAAAAGCCATTCACCTGCCATGAGTGCAGGCAAGGTTTCACCAGGTCCAATGACCTGCGGATTCACCAGCGGATCCACACTGGAGagaagcccttcacctgccccgagtgcaaGAAGACCTTCAACAAGTTGTACAACCTTGAGAGACACCTGCACGTCCACACTGGGGAAAGgccattcacctgccccgagtgcagCAAGGGTTTCTCTAGGTCCTATGACTTGCGGAAACACCAAttgatccacactggggagaggccctatAATTGCCTTGAGTGCGGCAAGAGCTTTAACAGTATCTCTGGCCTGCGAAGTCACCAGcggatccacactggggagaggccttaCACCTGCCTTGAGTGTGGCAAGGGATTTACCAATAGCTCCGGCCTGCAgaaacaccagcgggtccacacaggATAG